A stretch of Kaistella flava (ex Peng et al. 2021) DNA encodes these proteins:
- a CDS encoding sensor histidine kinase, translating to MSNKFIPFISVLMTISMIVFVTLQLYWIKELYSALNQDFSNKVYSSLESSALKVSQLEVDKYLNQDYKNFGKNVVDGSNQPTQTYIQQNADSANKSTITFQKSIVENQNFPISQKGDSLKLTKLYTDEGILKINKAPNSSEPLTAQMSKDINNNTYALREFAKLSASNLPIEQRVDAKTLDSVLTKELKLNGLDTSFGFAVMDRKNEMTKVVNSTFSDQKEKNNYTYPLFTDNKDRTIYTLAVVFPRKDYSLAKTNLPMLLGTFMSLLTILGIYIISINYMMRQKKIADVKTDFINNMSHEFKTPLATISVATDSLVNDKIATNPEKVKYYAGLIKQENLRMKKQVENVLNMSKLERNEVELFLKETDVRALIKRTTESFGLIVAQRHGTLTQEFNTDKYRFKIDEFHIANALVNLLDNANKYSPEAPEIKVSTRNEGNWYVVEISDKGMGMETENKLRIFEKFFREETGNIHNVKGQGLGLSYVKKIVELHKGVIIVDSQKDKGSTFTIKLPMNV from the coding sequence TGCGCTGAATCAGGATTTTTCTAATAAAGTATATTCTTCTTTAGAGTCTTCTGCATTAAAAGTTTCCCAATTGGAAGTTGATAAATATCTAAATCAGGATTATAAAAATTTTGGAAAAAACGTGGTTGACGGCAGTAATCAGCCAACTCAAACTTATATTCAACAAAACGCAGATTCTGCTAATAAATCAACGATTACATTTCAGAAAAGTATCGTTGAAAATCAGAATTTCCCTATTTCGCAAAAGGGAGATAGTTTGAAACTAACGAAACTCTATACCGATGAAGGAATTTTGAAAATTAATAAAGCGCCCAATAGTTCCGAACCACTTACTGCACAGATGAGTAAAGATATTAATAATAATACTTATGCGTTAAGAGAATTTGCAAAATTGAGTGCTTCGAATTTACCGATTGAGCAAAGAGTAGATGCAAAAACATTGGATTCTGTTTTGACTAAAGAATTGAAATTGAATGGTTTGGATACGAGTTTTGGTTTTGCGGTAATGGATCGGAAAAATGAAATGACAAAAGTGGTGAATAGTACTTTTTCTGATCAAAAAGAAAAAAATAATTATACTTATCCGCTTTTTACGGATAATAAAGACAGAACGATTTATACGCTGGCAGTTGTTTTTCCTAGGAAAGATTACTCTTTGGCCAAAACGAATTTACCAATGTTATTGGGGACTTTCATGTCTTTGCTGACGATTTTGGGGATTTATATTATCTCCATTAATTATATGATGCGACAGAAAAAAATCGCTGATGTCAAAACAGACTTTATCAATAATATGTCACATGAATTCAAAACACCATTGGCTACAATTTCTGTGGCGACTGATTCTTTGGTAAACGACAAAATTGCAACCAATCCAGAAAAGGTGAAATACTATGCAGGTTTGATTAAGCAGGAAAATTTGCGGATGAAGAAGCAAGTTGAAAATGTTTTGAATATGTCGAAGCTGGAAAGGAATGAGGTAGAATTGTTTTTGAAAGAAACTGATGTTCGAGCTTTAATTAAAAGAACAACGGAATCTTTTGGATTGATTGTCGCGCAAAGGCACGGAACATTAACTCAAGAATTTAATACTGATAAGTATCGCTTTAAAATTGATGAATTCCATATTGCAAATGCTTTGGTGAATTTATTAGATAACGCTAATAAATACTCACCAGAAGCTCCAGAGATAAAAGTGAGTACCAGAAATGAAGGAAATTGGTACGTGGTAGAGATTTCTGATAAAGGAATGGGAATGGAAACCGAGAATAAATTAAGGATTTTCGAGAAGTTTTTCCGGGAAGAAACTGGGAATATTCATAATGTGAAAGGCCAGGGACTTGGATTATCCTACGTAAAAAAAATAGTAGAATTACATAAAGGTGTAATTATCGTTGACTCTCAAAAAGATAAGGGAAGCACGTTTA